The Opitutaceae bacterium genome window below encodes:
- a CDS encoding LacI family DNA-binding transcriptional regulator — protein sequence METGTRPFRIHMSIVSLARDLGLSISTVSRALNGYKDVSPATRERIRRRATEIGYRPNPGARRLKSGTTSAVGMILPAVSEGNHGVDSVYSGLLGGAAIELEDAGYHLIATIQTRNDPARETALYENLVRGSWVDALIIGRTRIEDPRVELARKAGIPFVTYGRTGDTEPYAWVDTDNEKAFYLLTRRQIEFGHARIALLNGPLHYYFAQLRQQGYVRAIEESRLPVDSLRMLNGELSESSGYALCRSLLVSAHPPTSIICATDAMAFGAIAACRERGLRIGMDVSIAGYGNTSASAFCDPPLTTVDHQVFENGRHIGQSLLRLLRGLARPEDIHYLEPVVLVPRKSDGPCMTRSA from the coding sequence TTGGAGACTGGCACGCGGCCATTTCGGATACACATGTCGATCGTTTCGCTAGCCCGCGACTTGGGACTTTCCATTTCAACCGTGTCTCGTGCGTTGAATGGGTATAAGGATGTTTCTCCTGCAACGCGGGAACGCATCAGGAGACGCGCGACCGAGATCGGATATCGCCCCAACCCGGGCGCACGACGTCTGAAATCAGGAACCACATCGGCGGTGGGAATGATTCTGCCCGCTGTCAGCGAGGGAAATCATGGGGTTGACTCAGTCTATTCCGGTCTCCTGGGAGGGGCGGCGATTGAATTGGAGGACGCGGGCTATCATTTGATCGCAACGATTCAGACCCGCAATGATCCGGCGCGTGAAACAGCCCTGTATGAGAATTTGGTGCGCGGAAGCTGGGTCGACGCACTCATCATCGGCCGGACCCGGATTGAGGATCCCCGGGTGGAACTCGCCCGTAAGGCGGGGATTCCGTTCGTCACCTATGGACGAACCGGCGACACCGAACCGTACGCATGGGTCGATACCGACAACGAAAAGGCGTTCTACCTGCTCACACGGCGTCAGATTGAATTCGGACATGCACGCATCGCGTTGCTGAACGGGCCCCTTCACTACTATTTCGCGCAGCTGCGCCAGCAGGGTTATGTCCGCGCCATCGAGGAGAGCCGATTGCCGGTAGATTCCTTGAGGATGCTCAACGGCGAGCTGAGCGAATCCAGCGGATACGCCCTTTGTCGTTCGCTGCTGGTCAGCGCACACCCGCCGACTTCCATCATCTGCGCGACCGATGCGATGGCGTTTGGTGCGATTGCAGCCTGCCGGGAACGCGGGCTTAGAATTGGCATGGATGTTTCAATTGCGGGCTATGGAAACACAAGCGCCTCGGCTTTCTGCGACCCCCCTCTGACCACGGTGGATCATCAGGTTTTTGAGAATGGTCGCCACATTGGACAAAGCCTGCTTCGACTTCTTCGTGGTCTGGCTCGACCCGAGGATATTCATTATCTAGAACCTGTGGTTCTGGTGCCTCGAAAATCAGATGGGCCGTGCATGACCCGGTCCGCATGA
- a CDS encoding sodium transporter yields MNALDYGLVAAYFISMIWFGFRFRRSRGGTEYFLGGKTFGAFSLSMSTMATQLSAISFISAPAFVGLRPGGGMHWLTFEFGVPLAMVAIMMIIGPMLYRSGVLSVYSFLENRFDGTSRMLLASLFVIMRTFGAGISIGMVCMVLSTITGMAFWSMMGLLGAITVIYSLEGGMKAIVYSEVAQMIIKFLGILAIVGAGFHYIGGWDAFVQHVDRGRLRVVDFSNVGFDGREFGFWPMLVGGFFLYVSYYGTDQTQAQRILSAKDEPTVRRLLYFNGLFRFPVAFCYCIGGLVLGSFALANAGFADQIPAAKPDMMIPVFVAGYLPHGVIGMIVISLIAAGMSSYSSTINSVSAVVMEDFVTRFRAVPRDKYVKWSKCVALTFGILTMALGFLADRIAPTAIEAINKVGSLVYGPIAGIFLLAALGSWVRPGAANIGVVAGVLVNLYLWLACKQIFWLWWNVTGATVTVLLGVALSIALPRHASTPLVFGGFLRQQPGREGVILLLYFGAILALSLVLPHLIAAS; encoded by the coding sequence ATGAACGCACTCGATTACGGCCTGGTCGCCGCCTACTTCATTTCGATGATCTGGTTCGGATTCCGGTTCAGGCGGAGCCGCGGGGGAACCGAGTACTTTCTGGGTGGAAAGACGTTTGGAGCCTTCTCGTTGTCCATGTCCACGATGGCCACGCAGCTTTCGGCGATCAGCTTCATTTCAGCGCCTGCGTTTGTCGGTCTCAGGCCCGGAGGAGGAATGCACTGGCTCACGTTCGAATTCGGCGTCCCCCTCGCGATGGTCGCGATCATGATGATCATCGGACCAATGCTCTATCGATCGGGCGTCCTGAGCGTCTATTCGTTTCTGGAGAACCGATTCGACGGCACCTCCCGCATGCTTCTCGCCAGCTTGTTCGTGATCATGCGCACATTCGGCGCGGGCATCTCCATCGGCATGGTGTGCATGGTGCTTTCCACGATCACCGGAATGGCGTTCTGGAGCATGATGGGGCTGCTTGGCGCAATCACCGTCATCTACTCTCTCGAGGGAGGAATGAAGGCGATCGTTTACAGTGAAGTCGCCCAGATGATCATCAAGTTTCTCGGAATACTCGCAATTGTGGGGGCGGGATTCCACTACATCGGGGGCTGGGATGCCTTCGTTCAACACGTGGACCGCGGTCGCTTGCGCGTGGTTGATTTCTCCAACGTCGGATTCGACGGGCGCGAGTTTGGATTCTGGCCCATGCTGGTGGGGGGCTTCTTTCTCTACGTGTCCTACTACGGGACTGATCAGACACAGGCGCAGCGCATCCTTTCAGCAAAAGACGAGCCCACTGTGCGACGGCTGCTCTATTTCAACGGGCTGTTCCGCTTTCCCGTCGCGTTCTGCTACTGCATCGGCGGACTCGTGCTCGGAAGCTTCGCCTTGGCCAACGCCGGCTTCGCGGATCAGATACCGGCCGCCAAACCAGACATGATGATACCGGTCTTCGTGGCCGGCTATCTTCCCCATGGAGTCATCGGGATGATCGTGATTTCGCTGATCGCGGCCGGCATGTCATCCTACAGCTCGACCATCAACTCGGTGAGCGCTGTGGTGATGGAGGATTTCGTCACACGCTTCCGAGCCGTTCCACGGGACAAATACGTGAAATGGAGCAAGTGCGTGGCGCTCACATTCGGCATCCTGACCATGGCCCTGGGATTTCTTGCCGACCGTATTGCTCCAACCGCAATCGAGGCGATCAACAAGGTCGGGTCGCTTGTATACGGTCCGATCGCAGGAATCTTTCTGCTCGCGGCCTTGGGGTCCTGGGTCCGACCCGGAGCTGCAAACATCGGTGTCGTTGCGGGCGTGCTGGTCAATCTTTACCTGTGGCTGGCGTGCAAGCAGATCTTCTGGCTGTGGTGGAACGTCACAGGCGCCACGGTGACCGTGCTGCTTGGAGTCGCTCTAAGCATAGCCCTGCCGCGACATGCATCAACGCCGCTGGTGTTCGGCGGATTCCTGCGGCAGCAGCCAGGACGCGAAGGTGTGATCCTCCTGCTATATTTCGGCGCCATCCTGGCGCTATCCTTGGTTCTGCCACACTTGATCGCCGCTTCCTGA